One window of the Eucalyptus grandis isolate ANBG69807.140 chromosome 6, ASM1654582v1, whole genome shotgun sequence genome contains the following:
- the LOC104450095 gene encoding protein DOG1-like 3 has translation MNSFDRFYGGWQEQLRHLVDQLAAAPKPPTSPDHHHQLHHLVSKFMDHYAEYHRTKALEVDRDVLSVLAAPWITALERSLQWIGGCRPTTVFHLVYTESSILFESHMIDILRGYRTGDLGDLSPSQFRGVSELQCDTVREENAITEELSEWQDGMSDLMVASSNLEEKIGKLGAIVKKADDLRLKTVRRVVELLTPQQAVEFLISASELQFGIRGWGLNLGKSPNNLTQKEKEK, from the exons ATGAACAGCTTCGACCGGTTCTACGGCGGCTGGCAGGAGCAGCTCCGCCACCTGGTGGACCAGCTGGCCGCCGCGCCCAAGCCCCCGACCTCccccgaccaccaccaccagctacACCACCTGGTGAGCAAGTTCATGGACCACTACGCCGAGTACCACCGGACGAAGGCCCTCGAGGTGGACCGCGACGTCCTCTCGGTGCTCGCCGCCCCGTGGATCACCGCCCTCGAGCGGTCACTCCAGTGGATCGGCGGGTGTCGTCCCACCACGGTGTTCCACCTGGTTTACACTGAGTCGAGCATTCTGTTTGAGTCCCACATGATCGACATCCTCCGCGGGTACAGGACCGGCGACTTGGGGGATCTGTCTCCGAGCCAGTTCAG GGGAGTGAGCGAGCTGCAATGCGACACGGTGAGGGAAGAGAACGCGATAACGGAGGAGCTGTCGGAGTGGCAAGACGGCATGAGCGACCTGATGGTGGCGAGCTCGAACCTGGAGGAGAAGATAGGGAAGCTGGGAGCGATCGTGAAGAAAGCGGACGACCTGCGGCTGAAGACAGTGAGGCGAGTGGTGGAGCTGCTGACGCCGCAGCAAGCCGTGGAGTTCCTGATCTCCGCGTCCGAGCTTCAGTTCGGGATCCGCGGCTGGGGCTTGAATCTCGGCAAAAGTCCTAATAACCtaacccaaaaggaaaaagaaaaatga
- the LOC104452065 gene encoding protein DOG1-like 2 — protein sequence MHSNKFPLHTLFLPPFPIPSFSLSLSLSLMESQATSTASATAIYMRDRFGCCFRNWMAQQHLDLDELLQAVSADSGDAEKLRSLAGKSIQHFRDYLEARSQLAQHDAPSFFCPPWCTSFENSFLWIGGCRPTLAIRLVYSSSGSDLEAQLAGGARRGDDDRSNGSGGGGGGNLGEITASQLKSINELHMKTLRMEEKLSGRMASMQEEIADDPLALIAKRSGRVGEESESVERVMKRHALSLARVLTEADELRLATLRELVEEILTPLQAVEFLVTTKKLHLSIHEWGKRRDSVLGKV from the exons ATGCACTCCAATAAATTCCCACTCCACACCCTCTTCTTACCACCATTTCCcatcccctctttctctctctctctctctctctctctaatggaGTCTCAGGCCACCTCGACCGCTTCCGCCACCGCCATCTACATGCGAGACCGCTTCGGGTGCTGCTTCCGCAACTGGATGGCGCAGCAGCACCTCGACCTCGACGAGCTCCTGCAGGCGGTCTCCGCCGACTCCGGCGACGCCGAGAAGCTCAGGTCCCTCGCCGGGAAGAGCATCCAGCACTTCCGGGACTACCTCGAGGCCCGGTCCCAGCTCGCCCAGCACGACGCGCCTTCCTTCTTCTGCCCCCCCTGGTGCACCTCCTTCGAGAACTCCTTCCTCTGGATCGGCGGTTGCAG GCCGACTCTGGCTATCAGACTGGTGTACTCAAGCTCCGGATCGGACCTCGAAGCTCAGCTCGCCGGCGGAGCGAGACGAGGCGATGATGACAGAAGCaacggcagcggcggcggcggcggcggcaatcTCGGGGAGATAACGGCGTCGCAGCTGAAATCGATCAACGAGTTGCACATGAAGACGCTGAGGATGGAGGAGAAGCTGTCGGGCCGGATGGCGAGCATGCAGGAGGAGATCGCGGACGATCCGCTGGCGCTGATAGCGAAGCGGAGCGGGCGGGTCGGGGAGGAGAGCGAGTCGGTGGAGAGGGTGATGAAGAGGCACGCGCTGTCGCTGGCGCGGGTGCTGACGGAGGCGGACGAGCTGAGGCTGGCGACGCTGAGGGAGCTGGTGGAGGAGATCCTGACGCCGCTGCAGGCGGTGGAGTTCCTGGTGACCACCAAGAAGCTGCACCTCTCGATCCACGAGTGGGGGAAGCGGAGGGACTCCGTCCTGGGGAAGGTCTGA
- the LOC104450097 gene encoding ras-related protein RABA1b, producing the protein MAGYRAEDDYDYLYKVVLIGDSGVGKSNLLSRFTKNEFNLESKSTIGVEFATRTLTVDGKVVKAQIWDTAGQERYRAITSAYYRGAVGALLVYDVTRHATFENVDRWLKELRNHTDPSIVVMLVANKSDLRHLIAVSTEDGKSYAERESLYFMETSALEATNVENAFAEVLTQIYRTTSKKTVEGDDGSAAAFPSQGEKINIKDDVSALKKVGCCST; encoded by the exons ATGGCGGGTTACAGAGCCGAAGACGACTACGATTACCTGTACAAGGTGGTGCTGATCGGGGACTCCGGGGTGGGCAAGTCCAACCTCCTCTCCCGCTTCACCAAGAACGAGTTCAACCTCGAGTCCAAGTCCACCATTGGCGTCGAGTTCGCCACCCGCACTCTCACTGTCGACGGCAAGGTCGTCAAGGCTCAGATTTGGGACACCGCCGGTCAAGAAAG GTACCGTGCCATCACTAGTGCTTACTATCGTGGAGCTGTAGGTGCACTCCTTGTGTATGATGTCACTCGCCATGCAACATTTGAAAATGTGGATAGATGGCTGAAAGAATTAAGGAACCACACAGATCCAAGCATTGTGGTGATGCTTGTTGCGAACAAGTCTGACCTTCGTCATCTTATAGCAGTCTCAACAGAAGATGGGAAATCCTATGCTGAGAGGGAATCGCTGTACTTCATGGAAACCTCTGCACTAGAGGCAACAAATGTAGAAAATGCCTTTGCAGAAGTTCTAACGCAGATCTACCGTACCACTAGTAAGAAGACAGTGGAAGGAGATGATGGATCTGCTGCTGCATTCCCTTCTCAAGGAGAAAAGATAAATATCAAGGATGATGTCTCTGCTTTGAAGAAAGTTGGCTGTTGCTCAACTTAA
- the LOC104450100 gene encoding putative pentatricopeptide repeat-containing protein At1g53330 translates to MATLSRSGRRVSPFRLSSLLRGEKDPSVALQLFRSVDAGPETKPFRYSLLSYDLVITKLGRARMFDEMEQVLAQLGREIRFSVPEPLFCQVISFYARARLFDRALRTYRSIPSFRCRRSVKSWNSVLHALLKCGEHGRMDEVLDEFRNHASPDACTCNILIRALCGSGKLEDARAVLDEMPLRGIRPDGVTFLVLINGLCSNSMLEEAFELKDDMVRVHGIRPDARLYASLMKGCCKVGDVNMAFGLKEEMLRERVELDAAIYSTLIHALFEVGRTAEVCGLLEEMRENGCKPDTVTYNVLISGSCKKKDVDEAYRLLDAMVENGCKPDVTSYNVIMGELCKEGKLDEATDLFEDMPRRGCTPDVVSYRILFSGLCEKMQLKEAAFLLDEMVFKGYTPHDASVYKFVDLFCQEGNHELLLTVLCSLRKGKTVKADYWTRMISLTCKNNEFSNVELVDHLINS, encoded by the coding sequence ATGGCGACGCTTTCTCGGAGCGGGAGGCGCGTGTCTCCCTTCAGGCTCTCTTCCCTGTTGCGCGGCGAGAAGGACCCTTCCGTCGCTCTCCAGCTCTTCAGATCCGTCGACGCGGGCCCCGAGACCAAGCCCTTCCGCTACTCGCTCCTCTCCTACGACCTCGTCATCACCAAGCTCGGACGCGCCAGGATGTTCGACGAGATGGAGCAGGTCCTCGCGCAGCTCGGGCGCGAGATCCGCTTCTCCGTCCCCGAGCCCCTGTTCTGCCAAGTCATCTCCTTTTATGCGCGCGCGAGGCTCTTCGATCGCGCTCTGCGGACTTACCGCTCGATCCCCAGCTTCCGGTGCCGCCGGAGCGTCAAGTCTTGGAATTCGGTGTTGCACGCGCTCCTGAAGTGCGGGGAGCACGGCAGGATGGACGAGGTCTTGGACGAGTTCAGGAATCACGCGAGCCCGGATGCGTGCACTTGTAATATTTTGATCAGGGCTCTCTGCGGGAGTGGGAAGTTGGAGGATGCGCGGGCGGTGCTTGACGAAATGCCCCTGAGGGGGATCCGACCCGATGGGGTGACTTTCTTGGTGCTGATTAACGGGTTGTGTTCGAATTCTATGTTAGAGGAGGCTTTTGAGTTGAAAGATGATATGGTTAGAGTGCATGGGATTCGGCCTGATGCACGTCTGTATGCATCACTGATGAAGGGATGTTGCAAGGTAGGTGATGTGAACATGGCATTTGGGCTTAAAGAGGAGAtgctgagagagagagtcgaGTTGGATGCTGCGATATATTCGACCTTGATTCATGCTCTTTTCGAGGTTGGGAGGACGGCTGAGGTTTGTGGACTTTTGGAGGAGATGCGAGAAAATGGGTGTAAGCCAGACACCGTGACATATAATGTGCTAATCAGCGGGTCCTGTAAGAAGAAGGACGTTGATGAAGCTTACAGACTTTTGGATGCGATGGTGGAGAATGGGTGCAAGCCTGATGTGACGAGCTATAATGTGATCATGGGCGAATTATGCAAGGAGGGAAAACTGGATGAAGCAACTGATTTATTTGAGGACATGCCGAGGCGTGGCTGCACTCCGGATGTCGTGTCTTATCGGATACTCTTCAGTGGTCTGTGCGAGAAGATGCAGCTTAAGGAAGCAGCATTTTTGTTGGATGAAATGGTATTTAAAGGGTACACCCCTCATGATGCAAGTGTTTATAAATTTGTGGACCTTTTTTGCCAGGAAGGGAATCATGAATTGTTGCTAACAGTTTTGTGTAGTCTTAGGAAAGGAAAGACCGTGAAGGCTGATTATTGGACAAGGATGATTTCGCTTACTTGTAAGAACAATGAGTTTTCCAATGTCGAGCTTGTAGATCATCTAATAAATTCATAA